One Ostrea edulis chromosome 2, xbOstEdul1.1, whole genome shotgun sequence genomic region harbors:
- the LOC125682260 gene encoding uncharacterized protein LOC125682260: MNITMYILLMAVAAVLSVFGQSPGGTPKTEGQNDASCVRGTCSCSESCLTWNVVEQLFTEKSKRVEMENTIKEMKSAISALETQLSTDKKFRCETGQLGKHANPAPSWPLIQTVTFKTAFQEKPTVTYGLYLLDAAYTANLRVVTEAKNVTNTGFQVKLNTWADTTMFGARVSWMACGR; encoded by the exons ATGAACATCACGATGTACATCCTGCTCATGGCAGTTGCTGCTGTATTATCTGTTTTTGGACAAAGTCCTGGAGGG ACCCCAAAAACTGAAGGACAAAATGACGCGTCTTGCGTTCGAGGCACGTGTAGCTGCAGCGAAAGCTGTTTAACATGGAACGTTGTGGAGCAATTGTTCACAGAAAAATCGAAACGAGTAGAAATGGAGAACACTATTAAAGAGATGAAATCAGCTATTTCGGCGCTAGAAACCCAGTTGTCAACAG acAAAAAGTTCAGAT GTGAAACAGGACAACTGGGAAAACACGCAAACCCTGCTCCAAGTTGGCCATTAATTCAGACGGTTACCTTTAAAACAGCATTCCAAGAAAAGCCTACTGTAACCTATGGTCTGTATTTACTCGATGCCGCCTACACAGCAAATCTCCGTGTTGTCACAGAGGCAAAAAACGTCACCAATACTGGATTTCAGGTCAAACTGAACACCTGGGCGGACACAACGATGTTCGGTGCCAGAGTCAGCTGGATGGCGTGTGGGAGATAG
- the LOC125682258 gene encoding uncharacterized protein LOC125682258 produces the protein MIYQGLIALFLLLATTEIAAQPSEKSIVEGLEKRTKGMARTINSQRKQIKALINRKETRCDTGIAGQHHMKAKWPYTQEIKFKKTFLEVPAVTYGLITLDAGVIKNIRIHVYTQNLTTKGLRFVLHSWADTTLFAATIRWMACAPSA, from the exons ATGATTTATCAAGGACTGATTGCTTTATTTCTGTTGCTAGCCACAACAGAAATTGCTGCACAGCCTTCTGAAAAG TCAATTGTGGAGGGACTGGAGAAACGCACAAAAGGAATGGCGCGTACCATTAACTCCCAAAGAAAGCAGATTAAGGCACTGATAAACC GGAAAGAAACAAGGT GCGACACAGGCATTGCTGGTCAACACCACATGAAAGCCAAATGGCCGTACACTCAAGAAATCAAATTTAAGAAAACTTTCCTTGAAGTACCAGCCGTCACCTATGGATTAATTACCTTAGATGCGGGAGTGATAAAAAACATACGAATCCATGTTTATACACAAAATCTAACCACCAAAGGCCTTCGTTTCGTACTCCATTCTTGGGCAGACACGACCTTGTTCGCAGCTACAATTAGGTGGATGGCCTGTGCTCCGAGTGCATAA
- the LOC125682264 gene encoding uncharacterized protein LOC125682264 codes for MNITIYILLLAVAAASSISGQSPRVTPKNEGQNNASCVRGTCSCSESCLTWNIVEQLFTEKSKRVEMENTIKDMKSAISALETQMSTEKKFRCEAGQLGKHVKPAPSWPLSQTITFKTAFQEKPIVTYGLYLLDAAYTANLRVFTEATNVTNTGFQVKLNTWADRTMFGARVS; via the exons ATGAACATTACGATCTACATCCTGCTCTTGGCAGTTGCTGCAGCATCATCTATTTCTGGACAAAGTCCTAGAGTG ACACCAAAAAATGAAGGACAAAATAACGCCTCTTGCGTTCGAGGCACGTGTAGCTGCAGCGAAAGCTGTTTAACATGGAACATTGTGGAGCAATTGTTCACAGAAAAGTCGAAACGAGTAGAAATGGAGAATACAATTAAAGATATGAAATCAGCTATTTCGGCGCTAGAAACCCAGATGTCaacag aaaaaaagttcAGAT GTGAAGCAGGACAACTGGGAAAACACGTAAAACCTGCTCCAAGTTGGCCATTAAGTCAGACGATTACCTTTAAAACAGCATTTCAAGAGAAGCCTATTGTAACCTATGGTCTGTATTTACTCGATGCCGCCTACACAGCAAATCTCCGTGTTTTCACAGAGGCAACAAACGTCACCAATACTGGATTTCAGGTCAAACTGAACACCTGGGCGGACAGAACGATGTTCGGTGCCAGAGTCAGCTGA
- the LOC125682259 gene encoding uncharacterized protein LOC125682259 translates to MCVILHRLGLILAVCQVIEVYTASSAPRFSLHLQPAKSIDAEPGPNILRTEGINVLKGYIKNTNDKMDNTKETNEELIPFCIFCLQPSYKDSTDCKKHCTNLDVKQGKISTREKKIIGPLREIISPQRKLIRTKDLKVKDDIFEGTGNKGIVVITDALCAFCRLYPVYQQTDFCQQKLCSSAS, encoded by the exons ATGTGTGTGATTCTCCATCGTCTGGGTTTAATTTTGGCTGTGTGTCAGGTGATTGAAGTATATACTGCTTCTAGTGCTCCTAGATTTTCATTACATCTGCAACCAG CGAAGTCCATAGATGCAGAACCAGGCCCAAACATTCTGAGGACCGAAGGAATAAATGTATTAAAGGGatacataaaaaatacaaacgATAAAATGGACAATACGAAGGAGACTAATGAGGAACTTATAccattttgcattttttgtctTCAACCTTCATATAAAGATTCAACTGATTGCAAAAAACATTGCACAAATCTCGATGTTAAACAGGGGAAAATCAGtacaagagagaaaaaaataatcgGCCCTCTGAGAGAAATAATCAGTCCTCAGAGGAAACTAATCCGTACAAAGGACCTCAAGGTCAAGGACGACATATTTGAAG GTACAGGGAATAAAGGCATAGTGGTGATTACGGACGCTTTATGTGCATTTTGCCGACTTTACCCAGTGTATCAACAAACCGACTTTTGTCAACAGAAATTGTGTTCCAGTGCATCCTAA